The sequence below is a genomic window from Candidatus Rokuibacteriota bacterium.
CTCAGAGTGGGAGGCGTGGTCCTCTTCGAGCGGGACGCCGCCACCCAGGCGCCCCGCAACATCACGAGCCGCGAGCAGCTCGGCCGGCTGACGGGCGACCTCCAGGCGCTCGCCCGCGGGTGCGCGGGCCGGCCCCTCCTCATCGCCGTGGACAGCGAGGGAGGCGCCGTTATGCGCCTGAGCCCGCGCGTGGGGTATTCGCCGACGTTGTCTGCCCACGAGCTCGGCACGCTGGGAGACCTGACGGTGACCGAGCTTGAAGCCCTGAGGATCGCGCGGATGCTCCGGGAGGCGGGGATCAACTGGACGCTGGCCCCCGTGGTGGACGTGGCCGTGAACCCGCTGAACCCGGTGATCGTGAGGCGTGGCCGGGCCTTCTCGCTCGACCCTGAGGTCGTCACCGCGCACGCGCGCGCCTATCTTCAAGCGCTCAGGGACGCGGGGCTCCGCACCACGCTCAAGCACTTCCCGGGACACGGCTCGAGCTGGGAGGACTCCCACCGCGGGTTCGTCGACGTCACCGAGACCGCCAGCCCCGAGATCGAGCTCCACCCGTACCGGGAGCTGATCAACCACGGGTTCGTGGACAGCGTCATGACCGCGCACGTCGTCAACCGGAACCTGGATCCTGACTACCCCGCCACCCTCTCCCGCCCGACGATCCACGGGCTGCTCCGGGACGCGCTCGGCTTTCGGGGTGTGGTGGTCTCCGACGACCTCATGATGCGCGCCATTACGGAGGAGTTCGGGCTGGAGGAGGCAGCGGTGCTCGCCCTCGGCGCGGGCGTGGACATCCTCCTCATCTCCGACGCGCGCCCCGGCGAGGACCCCGGCCCTGCGGACCGTGCCATGGCTGGAATCCGAAATGCTCTCGCACGGGGAATGCTCTCCCGGTCCCAGATCGAAGCGGCGCTGGCCCGGATCGACCGCTTTCGCGCGGGTGTTGGCGGCTTCCGAGGGAGTCGCCCGGTGGACCATTCCAGCCGATGACCGGCGATCAGCACGTTACGTGCGGCGACGCCGCGCTCGCAGGAATGCGTCCACCTCGGCCCGGTGGGGGAGCGAGGACTGGGCGCCAACCTTCGTGCACGCCAGTGCTGCGGCGGCGTTGGCCGGAGGGATCGCCTCCTCCCATTTGCCACCCGCCGCCAGCCCGACGGCGAGGGCGCCGTTGAACGCGTCCCCGGCCCCGGTGGTGTCCACCGCCTGGACCGGGAACGCGGGGAAGTGAATTCCGGCTGTCCCGTCGCAGAAGAGCACGCCCTGCTCGCCGAGCGTGACGATCGCCCGCCTGGCACCGCGCGCCAGAAGCCGCTGGGCTGCTTCTGTCGCCGTCTCCGGCCCGCTCACGGTCACCCCTGAAAGGACCTGGGCCTCGCCGGCATTCGGCGTGAGGCAGTCTACCAGCGACACGAGCGCGTCGGGGAGTGGCTGAGCGGCGC
It includes:
- a CDS encoding glycoside hydrolase family 3 yields the protein MPRAADPNPRLAAFFAVILVLTACVSARSLDPSLERRLGDLLLVGFHGTEVDGNAQVRHLVCDLRVGGVVLFERDAATQAPRNITSREQLGRLTGDLQALARGCAGRPLLIAVDSEGGAVMRLSPRVGYSPTLSAHELGTLGDLTVTELEALRIARMLREAGINWTLAPVVDVAVNPLNPVIVRRGRAFSLDPEVVTAHARAYLQALRDAGLRTTLKHFPGHGSSWEDSHRGFVDVTETASPEIELHPYRELINHGFVDSVMTAHVVNRNLDPDYPATLSRPTIHGLLRDALGFRGVVVSDDLMMRAITEEFGLEEAAVLALGAGVDILLISDARPGEDPGPADRAMAGIRNALARGMLSRSQIEAALARIDRFRAGVGGFRGSRPVDHSSR